CCTTAGCCCAAAAGCTGCTGCACCGCAAAGGGCTTACCATCCTTTCCTACCATGGGGTAACCAAAACCCCCATGCCTTTTGAGGAGTGGTGCTTTGTCGAGGCCAGCCAGTTCCGCAAGCACGTATCCTACCTGCGGGACAGGTTTGATCTCGTCCCACTCTCCACCGCCATTCAAATGCTTGACCAAGGTACAATCCGCCGGCCAACCGCTGTCATCACCTTTGATGACGGATTCCAGAACAACTACGATATCGCCTTCCCAGTGCTGCAGGAATTCAATGCCCCGGCCACTATTTTCCTGGTGACTGACCGAATTGGCACCGATCGCACCCTCTGGTTCTGCCGTATTTACATGGCGCTCGCGGAGACAAAAATAACCTCCCTCTCCTGGGAGGGACAACGATTTAATCTGACCACTCCTGCCGGAAAGGCAAAGGCATCAAAATGGCTGCAAAATGCCTTCAAAGGCCTGCCCTTTGATCGCCTCCTTCATGAATTGGCCAATCTACAGAAAATACTTGGCGTAGAGAGAGACTCACCTGTCTCCCGGAACTCGCCCTTCCGGATGCTGGACCCAACTTCAATTAGAACGATGAAGGATTCCGGCCTGATTGAATTCGGAGGGCACACCCACACCCATGCCATCCTCAGCCGTCTCACCCCGGATAAACAATATGAACAGATAACCTTGTCCAAACATGGTGTAGAACAACACACCGACCTGACCTGCCGTTTTTTCGCCTACCCAAATGGCGCCCCCTCAGACCATGACTCCACTACCACCAGGATACTTACCCATTGCGGAATAATTGCCGCAGTCAACATGGAACACGGTCTGAATTATCAAGACACTCACCATCTCCACCTGTACCGTTTTGGCATCGGAGCAGACACCTGCTTCCCGCGCTTCAAACTGATGGCCCACGGTTTTACCTGATACGAATCATCGTGAGAGGAAAACAGATAATCACACACTACAACAGCGCCTCAAACCGTCGGGGAAAAAGGTGTTTGACCACAATTTTAGCCGCCCTCTTGCCCCGAATGCCATATCTCAAATAATCGCCCGAGGCAAGAAATCGAAAAAGGGCCGGCAGGTCATAGTCCTGTTGCGACATATACAGACTGTAGTGCAAAAAGCTCAACTGCCTGAGGTACATTTCACGGGCAACTACTCCCGCTGGGGTCGGAGTATCATAGAGCTTTATAAACTCGTGCAGATATCCTGAGGTAATCTGCTCTGGTATGGTTATGGAAACACCACGCTTCTGAAAAAAATCATCGACAATTTCCCTTCGCAGCTTCCTGGCCGTTGCCGCCTGCTGTTCGCCATGAAGCTGCGACACGGAAGTTTCAACCACTCGGTAACGTAACACCATTTTTTGCACATTAGAGAGCCTGCCCACCTTGGAAAGGTCAAACCAAAACCTGTAATCTTCACAATGGGCATATCGAGTATCATAGCGAATACCGCTCTCGAGCAACGTGGACCTCCTGATAAATGAAGCAGGGTGGGAGAGAGGCGACTCGACAAACATCCTGCCCAGAAGGGTGTCATGGTCTGCCTCCCGAAAATTGTACTTATTCCACACTCCCGGGCAGACATCGACCGACCAGCCACTGCAAGCCACGACCTGAGGCGACCGCTCCATCAATTGATATTGCCACTCAAACCGACGAGGTAAAGAGATATCATCGGCATCCATCCTGGCAATATAGCGTCCTCGAGCCAACTCAATCCCCTTGTTCAGGGTCGCAATAAGCCCTAGGTTCTTCGAATTGCGAACCAACCTGATCCTGCTGTCAGATATCGACTCAATCACTGCTGAGGTGGAATCAACGGAACCATCGTCAATGATCAGCAACTCAAAATCCTGAAAGGTCTGACTCAGGATACTGGCAACCGCCTCCCGGACATACCAGGCCGCATTGTGCGCCGGCATCAATACGGTAATTGCTGGCCCTTTGGTCCTCATCATGATGTGGGACCGGAAGAAGTCGACAAATTTCCATGGCTACCCATCACCTCATTCTCAAGAATCTGCACTAATTCAAGGGATTGGATAGAATCAAATTTCCTGGCGAACAGCGCCTTAGAATGCCTGAGGGCCCCAAGATCCTGGCTGGTCAGAATCTTAGGCAGGACTTTTTGCTGCGCGTTCCAATCGATATAGTGGCAGCCATGATCGTTTAAGGCATAAAACTCGGCAAGCTTACCTGCCCG
This DNA window, taken from Desulfobulbaceae bacterium, encodes the following:
- a CDS encoding glycosyltransferase family 2 protein, which produces MMRTKGPAITVLMPAHNAAWYVREAVASILSQTFQDFELLIIDDGSVDSTSAVIESISDSRIRLVRNSKNLGLIATLNKGIELARGRYIARMDADDISLPRRFEWQYQLMERSPQVVACSGWSVDVCPGVWNKYNFREADHDTLLGRMFVESPLSHPASFIRRSTLLESGIRYDTRYAHCEDYRFWFDLSKVGRLSNVQKMVLRYRVVETSVSQLHGEQQAATARKLRREIVDDFFQKRGVSITIPEQITSGYLHEFIKLYDTPTPAGVVAREMYLRQLSFLHYSLYMSQQDYDLPALFRFLASGDYLRYGIRGKRAAKIVVKHLFPRRFEALL
- a CDS encoding polysaccharide deacetylase family protein; translated protein: LAQKLLHRKGLTILSYHGVTKTPMPFEEWCFVEASQFRKHVSYLRDRFDLVPLSTAIQMLDQGTIRRPTAVITFDDGFQNNYDIAFPVLQEFNAPATIFLVTDRIGTDRTLWFCRIYMALAETKITSLSWEGQRFNLTTPAGKAKASKWLQNAFKGLPFDRLLHELANLQKILGVERDSPVSRNSPFRMLDPTSIRTMKDSGLIEFGGHTHTHAILSRLTPDKQYEQITLSKHGVEQHTDLTCRFFAYPNGAPSDHDSTTTRILTHCGIIAAVNMEHGLNYQDTHHLHLYRFGIGADTCFPRFKLMAHGFT